The Saccharomonospora glauca K62 genome has a segment encoding these proteins:
- a CDS encoding carboxymuconolactone decarboxylase family protein — MPRIPGVPTARASRLARLVYRIALRRYGAVPEPITVAAHHPRMLLASGIHEQLVERATRVLPDNVAQLAVYRSAVRLNCSWCVDFGTMLQKHAGLDIERLEHIDDYADSPLFTRQERLALAYADAMTDTPVRVTDEQVAELEREFGRDGVVELTYLVALENSRGRMNSALGITDQGFASGDACRIPVPADRRDVTEVSA; from the coding sequence ATGCCCCGCATTCCCGGTGTTCCCACGGCCCGTGCGTCCCGGCTGGCGCGACTGGTGTACCGGATCGCGCTCCGCCGCTACGGCGCCGTACCCGAACCGATCACCGTCGCCGCACACCACCCCCGGATGCTCCTGGCGTCCGGAATACACGAGCAGCTCGTCGAGCGAGCCACGCGGGTCCTGCCCGACAACGTCGCCCAACTGGCCGTGTACCGCAGCGCGGTGCGCCTGAACTGCTCGTGGTGCGTCGACTTCGGGACCATGCTGCAAAAGCACGCGGGCCTGGACATCGAGCGGCTTGAGCACATCGACGACTACGCCGATTCCCCGCTGTTCACCCGGCAGGAGCGACTGGCCCTGGCCTACGCCGACGCGATGACCGACACCCCGGTGCGCGTCACCGACGAGCAGGTCGCGGAGCTGGAGCGGGAGTTCGGGCGCGACGGGGTGGTCGAGCTGACCTACCTCGTGGCCCTGGAGAACTCCCGAGGTCGGATGAACAGTGCCCTGGGCATCACCGACCAGGGGTTTGCCTCCGGTGACGCCTGCCGGATTCCCGTGCCCGCCGACCGGCGGGACGTCACCGAGGTATCCGCGTGA